In one bacterium genomic region, the following are encoded:
- a CDS encoding energy-coupling factor transporter transmembrane component T: MASRATLAAEPPTDRRMARTNSPERRDPCVWLAAYASAIVWIGLATDGKVLLGWLSALALLLFAQAARGRLDWRAVRQVFVWVMVSGALTVLLYLLLGPESGSDGLRLWGVVIPRERLALGAGMGLRLAALICASVLLVTAVAPLRLAAGVTRWLLPLRHLGLPVAQFYYLAFFLVAMVPNFLNESRLIRLAQNSRGIGGGGGLIARARAYPSLVVPVFAAAIRRSDAIALVLASRGFDTARIPAAVHGLRLGTIDYIGLGLLAAGWIVWILARSPLA, translated from the coding sequence ATGGCAAGCCGTGCGACACTGGCCGCCGAGCCCCCGACCGATCGGCGAATGGCCCGGACCAACTCCCCGGAGCGCCGGGATCCGTGTGTGTGGCTGGCCGCGTATGCAAGCGCCATCGTCTGGATCGGTCTGGCCACGGACGGGAAGGTCCTTCTGGGCTGGCTCTCGGCGTTGGCGCTGTTGCTGTTCGCCCAGGCGGCCCGGGGCCGGCTGGATTGGCGCGCGGTGAGACAGGTCTTCGTCTGGGTTATGGTTTCTGGCGCCCTGACCGTCTTGCTCTATTTGTTGTTGGGACCCGAGTCTGGCAGTGACGGCCTCCGACTCTGGGGCGTTGTGATCCCGCGGGAGCGGCTGGCGCTGGGCGCCGGAATGGGACTGCGGCTGGCGGCTTTAATCTGCGCGTCGGTTCTGCTGGTCACCGCTGTCGCGCCGTTGCGGTTGGCGGCGGGGGTGACCCGCTGGCTTTTGCCGCTGCGGCATCTCGGTCTGCCGGTGGCGCAGTTCTATTATCTCGCATTCTTTCTGGTGGCAATGGTCCCCAACTTCCTGAACGAATCCCGTCTGATACGTCTGGCGCAAAACTCTCGCGGCATCGGCGGCGGTGGTGGTCTGATCGCGCGCGCCCGGGCCTATCCGTCCTTGGTCGTTCCGGTCTTTGCCGCCGCGATCCGTCGCAGCGACGCCATCGCGTTGGTGCTCGCCTCGCGCGGCTTCGACACGGCCCGCATCCCGGCGGCCGTGCATGGCCTTCG